The nucleotide window ATAGTTGTGGGTAACCAAAATCTATGGCGCACCGCCGCAATAAGGGGTTGCGCGATTTTTCGAAAAATCCCCGACAAATCGTGATTGAGGTTATCCACAGAAAAGCAGATTCTAGAACGTCGAGCCAACTGCCGAAAAATGTATGTGGATAACGTGGCTGATTCCCTTCACCACCGTCAGCGCTTTCGATTTTGTTGCTTGTGTTTCGGTTTAGGGTTTTGCGCGAAATTTGCGGGTTGGTTTCTGTGTTCTGTTAAAACCCCATCCCATTCGATCGGGTGGCGTGCTCCCCATCTTCCGGGCAGTGGGGATTGGCGGTACCCCGACTGCGCTCCACCTCAAAGTCGCTCCGTCGGGGCACCACCAATCCCCACCCATCCCATTCCCGAAACCCATTCGCGTCGTCTCGATCTTCTCTGCCCGTAAAGCTTCAAGATGCGTCAGTGGCCCAACCGTGCTCGCATACCCTCGAACCTCAGACAGGACGTCACGGATGACCCTGCGCAGATATCGCCAGGTATAGGGTGGGGGCACGTGGCAATATCGAGCGGTGGCGGAGCCCCCAAGGTTCGCCCGAACAATGTTTCACGTGAAACAGGAATTGGTTTCATCACGGGGATTGTCGATAGTAGGGCGTTGGATGGGCGAAGCTTGCCGGTGCCCTGGCGGAGCGACTTTAAGGTGGAGCGCAGTCGGGGTGCCGGTGAGCTTCGCAGCCCGGAGGCGGGGGAGGGCGTCGTGGTGGTTGGCGGGATGGGTGGGGAAGCGGGCGTGCCTGTGAGTGATCATCATCGTTGGCGACGTTCCACGTGAAACAGTCGCCAGTTATCACAACGGGGGTTGTCGGGGCATTGGATTGGCGAAGCTTGCCGGTGCCCTGACGGAGCGACTTTGAGGTGGAGCGCAGCCGGGGTGCCGGTGAGCTTCGCAGCCCGGAGGCGGGTGAGGGCGTCGAGGTGGTTGGCGGGATGGGTGAGGCAGCGGGCGCGCCTGTGGGCGATCCTCATCGTCGGCGACGTTCCACGTGGAACAGTCTGCAGCTATCACAACGGGGGGTTGTCGGGCATTCGATTGGCGAAGCTTGCCGGTACCCTGACGGAGCGACTTTGAGGTGGAGCGCAGTCGGGGTGCCGGTGAGCTTCGCGGCCCGGAGGTGGGTGAGGGTGACGCCTTCGTTGAAGGAGGTGGTGTCAACGGAAAGGCCGAATCACAGCAACCAAGCACCAGAAGTCAGCATCACCAAAGACATGCCGCCTTCTGGCAGCACCTCAGGATGGCCCCAAATGTGGGGCCACTCCCGGACATCCGTCTCCAAAAGCGTCGCTTTCCGCGCACGTTTCACGTGAAACATCGCCGCGGTTACAAATGACGCACCGCAATACCGCTATAATTCCGCAATTACCGAATCCAGAGAGTTTGCCGCACGCGGCAAAATTGCGATGCTTTATCCGACCGAGTTCGATGTGATCGTGGTGGGTGGCGGCCATGCCGGCACCGAGGCCGCGCTCGCCTCGGCCCGTATGGGCTGTAAAACACTTCTGCTCACCCACAACATCGAGACGCTCGGCCAGATGAGCTGCAATCCCTCCATTGGGGGGATCGGCAAAGGCCATCTTGTCAAAGAAGTCGATGCGCTCGGTGGTGCCATGGCCGCTGCGACCGACGAGGGCGGTATCCAATTCCGCATCCTCAACTCGTCCAAAGGTCCCGCCGTGCGTGCGACGCGCGCCCAGGCCGACCGTATCCTGTACAAGCAGGCCATCCGCCACCGGCTCGAAAATCAGCCCAACCTTTGGCTTTTTCAGCAGGCGGTCGAAGATCTCATCGTCGAGGGAGAGCGCGTCGTCGGTGCCATCACCCAAGTGGGATTGCGCTTCCGCGCCCGTGCCGTGGTGCTCACCGCGGGGACATTCCTCGATGGGAAAATCCACGTCGGCCTCAACAACTATGTCGGCGGACGTGCTGGAGATCCCGCCGCCGTCAGCCTTTCCGCCCGGCTCAAAGAGTTGAAGTTGCCGCAAGGTCGGTTGAAAACCGGTACACCACCGCGCATCGATGGCCGCTCCATCGACTTCTCCGTGCTCGAAGCACAGCCCGGTGATCTCGATCCTGTACCCGTATTCTCGTTCCTGGGGCGCCCCGAGCAACATCCGCAGCAAGTCCCCTGCTGGGTAACCCACACCAACGAACGTACCCACGACATCATTCGTGCCGGTCTCGACCGCTCGCCCATGTACACCGGCGTCATCGAAGGGGTGGGGCCGCGCTATTGTCCGTCGATCGAAGACAAGATTCATCGCTTCGCCGACAAGACATCGCACCAGATCTATCTCGAGCCCGAAGGCCTCACCACCAACGAGTTCTATCCGAACGGTATTTCCACCAGCCTGCCTTTCGACGTCCAACTCGAGCTCGTGCGCTCCATGAAAGGCATGGAGAACGCCTATATTCTCCGTCCGGGTTACGCCATCGAGTACGACTACTTCGATCCACGGGGCCTGCGCAGCTCGCTCGAAACCCGCGTTATCTCGGGGCTCTTCTTCGCGGGTCAGATCAACGGGACGACCGGTTACGAAGAAGCCGCCGCCCAGGGGCTGCTCGCCGGCATCAACGCCGCACTGCAAGTCCAGGGCCGCGAGGCATGGTGCCCGCGTCGCGATCAAGCCTATCTCGGCGTGCTTGTCGACGATCTGATCACCCGGGGCGTGTCAGAACCGTATCGCATGTTCACCAGCCGCGCCGAATACCGTCTGTCCTTGCGCGAAGACAATGCCGACATGCGGCTGACCGAGATCGGCCGCGAACTCGGCGTCGTGGATGATATGCGCTGGGAGGCGTTCTGTCGCAAGCGTGACGCTGTTTCACGTGAAACAGAACGTCTCAAAACCACGTGGGTGAATCCGAAGACGTTCCCGGCGGAAGACGCCGAGCCACTGCTGGGCAAAGCCATCGATCATGAATACTCGCTTGCCGACCTGCTGCGCCGCCCCGAAGTAGGGTACGACGCACTGATGGCCGTGCAGGGTGGGCGACTGGCGCCCGACGGTGCACTGTCCGACGATCCGCTGCAGGCGAACCAAATCCGGGAGCAGATCGAAATTGCCGTGAAGTACCAAGGCTATATCGATCGCCAGGCCGACGAAATCGTGCGTAAAGAAGCCAACGAGAATACCGTGCTTCCCGCAAACATCGATTACAACGACGTCCGGGGATTGTCCATCGAGGTCCGCCAGAAACTCAATGCGCAGCGTCCCGAGACGCTCGGGCAAGCCTCGCGCATCTCCGGCGTAACCCCGGCCGCCATCTCACTGCTGATGATTCATCTGAAGAAGGGGCTCGGGCGCCGTCGTGCGCAGGAGCACCCCGCGACCGATCTCGCCGCCGCAGCCGCCAATGGCGGGCAGCACGCTGTCTGACGCGGAGCGCCCATGACGTCTTCTCGACATTCCGCCGGTCACGGCGGTCATGAGCTGGCTACGCTCCTCGCCGACGGCATTGCGCAGCTTGGCCTGGCGATCAGCGACGAGCAACAAGCGCGTCTGCTCGACTACCAGGCACTGCTGGCAAAGTGGAACGCTTCGCTGCAGATGACCTCGATTCGTGATCCGCAGCAGATGGTTGTCAAGCATTTGCTCGATTCGCTTTCCATTTTGCCGCGTCTCGATCGCGAGCCGATTTCACGCGTGCTCGACGTCGGCTCAGGCGGTGGCTTGCCCGGCGTCGTGCTCGCCATCGTGCGACCTGACTGGCAGGTAACGGTCAACGACATCGTTCACAAGAAGACAGCCTTCCTCACCCAGGCGCGTGCAACGTTCAAGCTGACCAACCTGACGGTGGTGACCGGCCGCGTCGAATCGCTCGTCGTCGGCAAGGAAGTCCCCGCACCCTTCGATGCGATCGTGTCGCGCGCCTTCGCCGAATTGCGCGATTTCGTCACGCTCGCGCGCCATCTGCTCGCCCCCGATGGTAGCCTCTGGGCCATGAAGGGCGTGGCGGCGGAAGATGAACTGGCGCTGCCCGACGGCTGCGAACTGGTCGAGCGTTTGCCGCTGAACGTCCCGTTTCTCGACGCCGAGCGTCATTTGCTCCGCGTAAAGGTAACCGCATGAACAAGATGACCCGCTGGGCCGGGGCCGTCATGGTCGGGTTTTCGGTCGTGGCTGCCGTTGCCTGGGCGCAGTCCGGGCAGGAATCGCTCACGACCCGCGTACGTCCCGTGCAGAAGATCGAAAAAGCGCGATATGTCGGCACGTGGTACGAAATAGCACGCTACCCGAATTTCTTCGAGCGAAAATGTGTGTCGGACGTGACCGCCGAATACGTGGCGCGACCCGACGGCAAGATCGAAGTCACCAACAAGTGCCGCAAGGACGACGGTACGTGGGTCAGCGATACCGGACTTGCCCGCACCGACGGGCAGGGCACCGGCACGGCACGTTTCAAGGTGACGTTCGCACCGGACTGGCTACGCTGGATTCCCTGGCTTTGGGCGAACTACTGGGTTATCGTGCTCGACGGTGACTATCAGTATGCCGCCGTCGGGGAGCCGGGCCGGGAGTATCTCTGGATCCTTTCGCGCACCCCGACGATCGACGACGACACCATGAATCAGATGCGAGCGCAACTGCGAAAGCAGGGCTACGACACCGACAAGCTGGTGATGACGCCCCAAAAGGCGAGCGCGCCCTGAGCCCCACGCGCCGGTGCATCCGACGCCGGCCAGTTCAGGCAATATCTGAGCTTTGCTCAGATATTCGAATTGCCGGGGAATGCCTTGTTGCATTCGGCATCCCCGTTCGCATCACCGGCTTCATCCCGGCATCATCAGCACCAACCGCATCAACCAGGCAGCATTCGGAGGACTACATCGGCATGGCGAAAATTTTCTGCGTGGCCAATCAGAAGGGCGGCGTCGGCAAGACGACCACCACGGTGAACCTCGCTGCCGGACTGGCGTCGCACGGGCAGCGTGTCCTGTTGGTCGACCTCGATCCGCAGGGAAATGCGACGATGGGCAGCGGCATCGACAAGGCTGCGCTCGAGACGAGCGTATATGAGGTGCTGGTCGACGGCGCCGATGTGGCCGCCGCATGTCAGCGCTCGGAGTCGGGCAACTACGACGTATTGCCGGCGAACCGCGAACTGGCTGGCGCGGACGTGGAGCTGGTCTCGCTCGAGAATCGCGATACCCGCCTCAAACAGGCGCTCGCCAAGGTCGATGACGCCTACGATTTCGTGCTCATCGACTGTCCGCCGACGCTGTCGCTGCTCACACTCAACGGCTTGTGCGCCGCGCACGGTGTGATCATTCCGATGCAGTGCGAATATTTCGCGCTTGAAGGGCTTTCGGATCTCGTCAATACGATCAAGCAGGTGCACGCGAATCTGAATCGCGACCTGAAGGTGATCGGTCTGCTGCGCGTGATGTTCGATCCGCGGATCACCTTGCAGCAGCAAGTCTCGGAGCAGCTCAAGGAGCACTTCGGCGACAAGGTTTTCAACGCGATCATTCCGCGCAACGTGCGATTGGCGGAGGCGCCGAGCTACGGCATGCCGGGCGTGGTTTTCGACCCCGCGTCGCGCGGTGCGAAGGCGTATCTCCAATTCGGCGCGGAAATGATCGCGCGCATTCAAACTATGTAAGGCGCATTCGCGCAGGAACGCATTGTCATGGCGACCAAGACCAACGCACTGAAAAAGAAGGGCCTGGGCCGCGGCCTCGAAGCGCTGCTCGGCGCACACGCCGATAATCACAATGGGGCCGCGCAGGCGAGCGCCGACGGCGTGCCGTCGGTGATGGCGCTCGAGCGCCTTCAGGCCGGCAAGTACCAACCGCGTACGCGAATGGACGAAGGCGCATTGCAGGAGCTCGCCGCAAGCATCCGCGCCCAGGGGCTG belongs to Pandoraea pnomenusa and includes:
- the rsmG gene encoding 16S rRNA (guanine(527)-N(7))-methyltransferase RsmG produces the protein MTSSRHSAGHGGHELATLLADGIAQLGLAISDEQQARLLDYQALLAKWNASLQMTSIRDPQQMVVKHLLDSLSILPRLDREPISRVLDVGSGGGLPGVVLAIVRPDWQVTVNDIVHKKTAFLTQARATFKLTNLTVVTGRVESLVVGKEVPAPFDAIVSRAFAELRDFVTLARHLLAPDGSLWAMKGVAAEDELALPDGCELVERLPLNVPFLDAERHLLRVKVTA
- a CDS encoding ParA family protein, producing MAKIFCVANQKGGVGKTTTTVNLAAGLASHGQRVLLVDLDPQGNATMGSGIDKAALETSVYEVLVDGADVAAACQRSESGNYDVLPANRELAGADVELVSLENRDTRLKQALAKVDDAYDFVLIDCPPTLSLLTLNGLCAAHGVIIPMQCEYFALEGLSDLVNTIKQVHANLNRDLKVIGLLRVMFDPRITLQQQVSEQLKEHFGDKVFNAIIPRNVRLAEAPSYGMPGVVFDPASRGAKAYLQFGAEMIARIQTM
- a CDS encoding lipocalin family protein, with product MNKMTRWAGAVMVGFSVVAAVAWAQSGQESLTTRVRPVQKIEKARYVGTWYEIARYPNFFERKCVSDVTAEYVARPDGKIEVTNKCRKDDGTWVSDTGLARTDGQGTGTARFKVTFAPDWLRWIPWLWANYWVIVLDGDYQYAAVGEPGREYLWILSRTPTIDDDTMNQMRAQLRKQGYDTDKLVMTPQKASAP
- the mnmG gene encoding tRNA uridine-5-carboxymethylaminomethyl(34) synthesis enzyme MnmG encodes the protein MLYPTEFDVIVVGGGHAGTEAALASARMGCKTLLLTHNIETLGQMSCNPSIGGIGKGHLVKEVDALGGAMAAATDEGGIQFRILNSSKGPAVRATRAQADRILYKQAIRHRLENQPNLWLFQQAVEDLIVEGERVVGAITQVGLRFRARAVVLTAGTFLDGKIHVGLNNYVGGRAGDPAAVSLSARLKELKLPQGRLKTGTPPRIDGRSIDFSVLEAQPGDLDPVPVFSFLGRPEQHPQQVPCWVTHTNERTHDIIRAGLDRSPMYTGVIEGVGPRYCPSIEDKIHRFADKTSHQIYLEPEGLTTNEFYPNGISTSLPFDVQLELVRSMKGMENAYILRPGYAIEYDYFDPRGLRSSLETRVISGLFFAGQINGTTGYEEAAAQGLLAGINAALQVQGREAWCPRRDQAYLGVLVDDLITRGVSEPYRMFTSRAEYRLSLREDNADMRLTEIGRELGVVDDMRWEAFCRKRDAVSRETERLKTTWVNPKTFPAEDAEPLLGKAIDHEYSLADLLRRPEVGYDALMAVQGGRLAPDGALSDDPLQANQIREQIEIAVKYQGYIDRQADEIVRKEANENTVLPANIDYNDVRGLSIEVRQKLNAQRPETLGQASRISGVTPAAISLLMIHLKKGLGRRRAQEHPATDLAAAAANGGQHAV